The proteins below come from a single Chryseobacterium capnotolerans genomic window:
- a CDS encoding NADAR family protein, which produces MKYTIQNIKDRFQKKERIKFLFFWGHTVKDEITKSCFSQWFTGPFEENGIVYKTAEHYMMAGKARLFNDAEILEKILKAPSPNQVKSLGRKVKNFDPKLWDEHKYEIVKQGNLLKFSQNKKYKDFLLSTGDKILVEASPYDTIWGIGMLETDSRAENPLLWNGKNLLGFALMEVRDELRG; this is translated from the coding sequence ATGAAATACACCATACAAAATATCAAAGACAGATTTCAGAAAAAAGAAAGGATAAAGTTTTTATTTTTCTGGGGACACACGGTTAAGGATGAAATCACCAAGTCATGCTTTAGCCAATGGTTTACAGGACCTTTTGAAGAAAATGGGATTGTTTACAAAACAGCAGAACATTATATGATGGCTGGTAAAGCAAGATTATTTAATGATGCTGAAATTTTAGAAAAAATATTGAAAGCACCCAGCCCTAACCAGGTGAAATCTTTGGGAAGAAAAGTCAAAAATTTTGATCCGAAACTTTGGGATGAACATAAATATGAGATTGTAAAGCAGGGAAACCTTTTAAAATTCTCACAAAACAAAAAGTATAAAGACTTTCTTTTGTCAACAGGAGATAAAATACTGGTAGAAGCCAGTCCTTATGATACCATTTGGGGAATCGGGATGCTGGAAACAGATTCAAGAGCAGAAAATCCTTTATTATGGAACGGAAAGAACCTTTTAGGATTTGCTTTGATGGAAGTAAGAGATGAATTAAGAGGGTAA